The Blastopirellula marina genome includes a region encoding these proteins:
- a CDS encoding peptidyl-prolyl cis-trans isomerase, translating to MDGTSNTVISATQLTSKSFRVRFLLAGFVVGVYFVSPPAANAQFGWPSSWNPWKQEAAAEATPQDPFAERRGGGQPQYQMAAAPTRQPVSSPISYPPTGSMQNNTGTTAVISDTAPAYGTPAPSNYSPNVGPAPTYTPQNSSYPQASSYPATANYPNAGSYPSTGQYSNYPAMSTQAMVPNAAPVGPNLPTDYPSAYAAPTNYAAAPTATPYVANLSQQPAAEDNDLFKPARIVAIVNGDPILAGDVLGPVNQMIQQRIASIPEEQRGSVREEDIEQFKEQALKQMLPGMIDVKIVYLEFLRNVPADRRGEMSEMLAKNYYEHQLEADLKEAGVQTRAELDIELRKIGSSLEKKKQRFVEQVVAYQQIQRHVKSDEEVTHQQMLDFYDEHSADYQKAARAKWEQLMVKFTEFPNRQAAWEAVAAMGNRVLRGAPLDAVAKRESQGIRASKGGQYDWTSKGSLKNEAIDQAIFSLPVGELSPIIESEEGFHIVRVTEREEEGMVPFTKAQVEIKEQIKKERKQKAMEAYIKEVKSKAQVWTIFDNEKQDAPPR from the coding sequence CCGGCTGCCAATGCGCAATTTGGTTGGCCGTCGAGTTGGAATCCGTGGAAGCAAGAAGCAGCTGCCGAAGCGACTCCGCAAGATCCTTTCGCCGAGCGACGTGGCGGTGGACAGCCTCAATATCAGATGGCTGCCGCTCCAACGCGACAACCGGTATCATCCCCAATCAGCTATCCGCCGACTGGTTCGATGCAAAACAATACCGGCACGACTGCGGTCATCTCCGATACCGCACCTGCGTACGGGACGCCCGCTCCTAGCAACTACTCGCCGAATGTCGGTCCGGCGCCGACCTACACGCCGCAAAATAGCAGCTATCCCCAGGCAAGCTCCTATCCGGCTACCGCTAACTATCCGAACGCAGGCAGCTATCCGTCGACGGGGCAGTATTCCAATTATCCAGCTATGTCGACCCAGGCGATGGTACCGAATGCGGCCCCCGTTGGTCCCAATTTGCCCACAGATTATCCAAGTGCCTACGCCGCACCTACCAACTACGCTGCTGCTCCAACAGCGACTCCGTACGTTGCCAACCTTTCGCAGCAACCAGCTGCCGAAGACAACGATTTATTCAAGCCAGCTCGAATCGTAGCAATCGTTAATGGCGATCCGATTCTTGCGGGGGACGTCCTCGGGCCAGTCAATCAAATGATCCAACAGCGGATTGCTTCCATACCAGAAGAGCAACGCGGCTCGGTTCGCGAAGAAGACATTGAGCAGTTCAAAGAGCAAGCTTTGAAGCAAATGCTGCCAGGCATGATCGATGTCAAAATCGTCTACCTCGAATTCTTGCGGAATGTTCCTGCGGATCGAAGGGGAGAGATGTCGGAGATGCTGGCCAAGAACTATTACGAACACCAGTTGGAAGCTGATTTGAAAGAAGCGGGCGTGCAAACGCGCGCTGAACTCGATATCGAACTGCGAAAGATCGGAAGCTCACTGGAAAAAAAGAAACAACGTTTTGTCGAGCAGGTGGTCGCTTATCAGCAGATCCAACGCCATGTTAAGAGTGACGAGGAAGTCACGCATCAACAGATGCTCGACTTCTATGACGAGCATTCCGCCGACTATCAAAAAGCCGCTCGGGCTAAATGGGAACAGTTGATGGTCAAATTCACCGAGTTTCCAAATCGCCAGGCTGCCTGGGAAGCGGTGGCTGCCATGGGAAATCGAGTCTTGCGAGGTGCCCCGCTTGATGCTGTCGCGAAGCGAGAGTCGCAAGGGATTCGCGCCTCAAAAGGTGGCCAGTATGACTGGACCAGCAAGGGAAGCTTGAAGAACGAAGCCATTGACCAAGCAATTTTCAGCCTTCCAGTCGGCGAACTGAGCCCAATTATCGAATCGGAAGAAGGGTTTCATATTGTTCGTGTTACAGAGCGAGAAGAAGAAGGAATGGTCCCCTTCACCAAGGCCCAGGTAGAGATCAAAGAGCAAATCAAGAAAGAGCGTAAGCAGAAAGCGATGGAAGCTTACATCAAAGAGGTGAAGTCCAAGGCTCAAGTTTGGACCATCTTCGACAATGAAAAGCAGGACGCACCACCCAGGTAG